A single region of the Glycine max cultivar Williams 82 chromosome 20, Glycine_max_v4.0, whole genome shotgun sequence genome encodes:
- the LOC100777987 gene encoding serine/threonine-protein kinase PBS1 isoform X1: MGCFSCFDSREDEKLNPNPQQENHQHEHEHEHDLKPPVPSRISRLPPSASASASASAVGADKLRSTTSNGNGESTAVQIAAQTFSFRELAAATKNFRPQSFLGEGGFGRVYKGRLETTGQVVAVKQLDRNGLQGNREFLVEVLMLSLLHHPNLVNLIGYCADGDQRLLVYEFMPFGSLEDHLHDLPPDKEPLDWNTRMKIAAGAAKGLEYLHDKANPPVIYRDFKSSNILLDEGYHPKLSDFGLAKLGPVGDKSHVSTRVMGTYGYCAPEYAMTGQLTVKSDVYSFGVVFLELITGRKAIDSTRPHGEQNLVTWARPLFSDRRKFPKLADPQLQGRYPMRGLYQALAVASMCIQEQAAARPLIGDVVTALSFLANQAYDHRGAGDDKKNRDDKGGRILKNDVGGGSGRRWDLEGSEKDDSPRETARMLNNRDLDRERAVAEAKIWGENWREKRRQSAQGSFDGSNA; encoded by the exons ATGGGTTGTTTTTCGTGCTTCGATTCGCGGGAGGACGAGAAGCTGAATCCCAATCCTCAGCAGGAAAACCACCAGCATGAACATGAACATGAACATGATCTTAAGCCCCCTGTTCCTTCTCGTATATCCAGATTGCCGCCCTCTGCCTCTGCCTCTGCCTCTGCCTCtg CAGTAGGAGCAGACAAGCTACGCTCAACAACAAGTAATGGTAATGGAGAGTCCACTGCTGTTCAAATTGCGGCTCAAACATTCAGTTTCCGTGAGCTTGCAGCCGCAACGAAAAACTTCAGGCCCCAATCCTTTTTGGGTGAAGGTGGTTTTGGAAGGGTCTACAAGGGCCGCCTGGAAACCACCGGTCAGGTTGTGGCTGTTAAACAGTTAGACAGAAACGGTCTTCAGGGTAATCGGGAATTCCTCGTCGAGGTTCTCATGCTCAGTCTTCTACACCACCCTAATCTTGTCAATCTCATTGGATACTGTGCCGATGGGGACCAACGCCTCTTAGTTTATGAATTTATGCCTTTTGGATCTTTGGAGGACCACCTTCATG ATCTTCCCCCGGACAAGGAACCATTAGATTGGAACACCAGGATGAAAATAGCTGCTGGGGCAGCAAAAGGATTGGAATACCTTCACGACAAAGCAAACCCTCCTGTCATTTATAGAGACTTCAAATCATCTAATATATTACTTGATGAAGGTTATCATCCAAAGCTTTCAGACTTTGGTCTTGCAAAGCTTGGTCCAGTTGGTGACAAATCACACGTTTCAACCCGTGTCATGGGAACTTATGGTTACTGTGCCCCAGAATATGCTATGACTGGACAGCTGACTGTGAAGTCTGATGTATATAGTTTTGGGGTAGTCTTCTTGGAGCTGATTACTGGCCGTAAAGCCATTGACAGCACTCGACCCCATGGAGAACAAAACCTTGTCACATGG GCACGTCCACTGTTCAGTGACCGCAGGAAGTTTCCAAAGTTAGCAGATCCACAGCTGCAGGGACGGTATCCCATGCGGGGTCTTTACCAAGCTCTAGCTGTGGCATCAATGTGCATTCAAGAACAGGCTGCAGCACGTCCACTCATTGGGGATGTGGTGACAGCCCTTTCTTTTCTGGCCAACCAGGCATATGACCATAGGGGAGCTGGTGATGATAAAAAGAACAGGGATGATAAAGGTGGAAGAATATTGAAAAATGATGTAGGTGGAGGATCTGGACGCAGATGGGATTTGGAAGGATCTGAGAAAGATGACTCCCCACGTGAAACTGCAAGGATGTTAAACAACAGGGATCTTGATAGAGAACGTGCCGTGGCTGAAGCCAAGATATGGGGAGAGAATTGGAGAGAAAAAAGACGACAAAGTGCGCAGGGCAGTTTTGATGGTTCTAACGCTTAG
- the LOC100779050 gene encoding trihelix transcription factor ASR3: MALEQEVGQNRNTNGVDGGDEGGKAPRLPRWTRQEILVLIQGKRDAENKFRRGRTAGLAFGSGQVEPKWASVSSYCRKHGVNRGPVQCRKRWSNLAGDYKKIKEWESQIRDETESFWVMRNDLRRERKLAGFFDKEVYDILDSGSGPTTLALSLSSSPPPTTTITTTTVPDDPPHLYDSNRSAPGEDGLFSDFEQDEEKNPPSNKDIPAPIPISEKQYLRRCQAEGVTNEKLSTSNPEMGSTSQGERKRKRLTTDGEEETLQYQLIDVLERNGKMLSAQLEAQNINFQLDREQRKDHASNLVAVLDKLADALGKIADKL, from the exons ATGGCTTTAGAGCAGGAGGTGGGTCAGAATAGGAACACAAACGGCGTGGATGGTGGAGACGAGGGAGGGAAAGCGCCGAGACTGCCTCGGTGGACAAGACAAGAAATTCTGGTTCTGATACAGGGAAAGAGAGACGCCGAGAACAAGTTCAGGAGGGGGCGCACCGCGGGTTTGGCATTTGGGTCGGGTCAGGTCGAGCCGAAATGGGCATCGGTATCTTCCTACTGCAGAAAGCATGGAGTGAACAGAGGTCCGGTTCAGTGCCGGAAAAGGTGGAGTAATTTGGCCGGAGACTACAAGAAGATCAAGGAATGGGAGTCTCAGATAAGGGATGAGACGGAGTCGTTTTGGGTCATGAGAAACGATTTAAGGAGAGAGAGGAAATTGGCCGGATTTTTCGATAAGGAGGTCTATGATATTCTTGATTCAGGCTCAGGCCCAACGACCTTGGCTCTTTCTCTTTCCTCATCGCCTCCACCAACCACAaccataacaacaacaacagtccCTGACGACCCTCCTCACCTCTATGATAGTAACCGGAGCGCGCCCGGTGAGGATGGCTTGTTCTCAGATTTTGAacaagatgaagagaagaaccCGCCCTCCAACAAGGACATTCCTGCTCCCATTCCTATCTCAG AGAAGCAATATCTCCGTCGTTGCCAAGCTGAAG GTGTGACTAACGAGAAACTGTCTACTTCAAATCCAGAAATGGGTTCTACTTCTCAAGGAGAGCGGAAAAGGAAGCGGTTAACAACTGATGGAGAAGAGGAAACTTTGCAATATCAATTAATTGATGTCTTAGAAAGAAATGGCAAGATGCTAAGTGCTCAACTTGAAGCGCAGAATATAAATTTCCAGTTGGATCGTGAGCAGCGGAAAGACCATGCAAGTAATTTGGTTGCTGTGCTTGATAAGCTTGCAGATGCTCTAGGGAAAATCGCTGATAAATTATAG
- the LOC100778519 gene encoding uncharacterized protein: protein MALRGLSAVAVTASIRPPGPRFRVDSGTSRIPSSGCRISVRCKAVGESRQGSLEETVVYEGIYGPWTIDDSDVREVILYRSGLVTAAASFVVAGSAAFFPDTLKQNVDLLYVLGSGGLGLSLLLIHIYVSEIKRALQALWGLGVVGSATTYFCLAQPANKNLIQYVVDNPSAVWLVGPLFAALTGLVFKEGLCYAKLEAGLLTFVIPILLLGHLTGLMDDGVKLTLLASWMTLFVIFAGRKFTQPIKDDIGDKSVFMFNSLPGDERKALLEKLEQQKIQN, encoded by the exons ATGGCATTGCGAGGATTGAGTGCGGTGGCGGTGACGGCGTCAATACGCCCTCCCGGTCCTCGATTCAGAGTAGACAGCGGCACATCAAGGATTCCCTCTTCCGGATGCAGAATCTCGGTGCGGTGTAAAGCTGTCGGAGAAAGCCGACAAGGTTCCTTGGAGGAAACCGTTGTTTATGAGGGTATTTATGGCCCCTGGACCATTGACGACTCCGATGTTCGAGAG GTAATTTTGTACAGATCAGGATTGGTAACAGCTGCTGCATCATTTGTGGTCGCTGGTTCTGCTGCCTTTTTTCCCGATACTCTGAAGCAGAATGTTGATTTATTGTATGTCCTTGGGTCTGGTGGGTTGGGTTTATCGTTGCTCTTGATTCACATATATGTGTCTGAGATCAAGCGCGCCCTACAAGCACTATGGGGGCTTGGTGTTGTTGGATCGGCCACAACCTACTTTTGCCTTGCTCAACCAGCTAATAAGAATCTAATACAATATGTTGTTGACAACCCATCAGCTGTCTGGCTTGTCGGTCCTCTTTTTGCTGCCTTGACAGGACTTGTCTTCAAGGAAGGACTCTGCTATGCCAAGCTTGAAGCTGGACTTCTCACCTTTGTTATTCCCATACTTCTTCTTGGCCATCTG ACTGGTTTGATGGATGATGGAGTTAAGCTTACTTTACTTGCTTCGTGGATGACTCTTTTTGTGATATTTGCTGGAAGGAAATTCACCCAGCCCATCAAG GATGACATCGGTGACAAGTCTGTTTTCATGTTCAATTCTCTTCCTGGTGACGAGAGGAAAGCCTTGCTTGAGAAATTAGAACAGCAAAAAATTCAGAATTAA
- the LOC100306634 gene encoding DNA repair RAD52-like protein 2, chloroplastic (The RefSeq protein has 1 substitution compared to this genomic sequence), with amino-acid sequence MAFAVTPKIITVSFDKQNQRRSFEGLFGKRYRVRVKRSQDHSVKCGIERSSSDGKKGGGGGGVSNSNYVVPLDNMANSSCITRPLAEILRDLNKRIPDTIVKHDRFIPWHHANRMLSFYAPGWCGEIRDVIFSDNGSVTVVYRLTVRGSDGEAYRESTGTISPSDGSIGDPVSAAEEIAFCKSCARFGLGLYLYHEDQMSNF; translated from the exons ATGGCTTTTGCAGTTACGCCCAAGATAATAACGGTGTCATTCGATAAGCAAAACCAAAGGAGGAGTTTCGAAGGATTGTTTGGGAAAAGGTATCGGGTAAGGGTGAAGCGAAGTCAAGATCATTCAGTGAAGTGTGGTATTGAGCGAAGCAGCAGCGATGGAAAGAAAGGGGGCGGAGGAGGAGGCGTGTCAAATTCGAACTACGTGGTGCCGCTGGACAACATGGCGAACTCATCCTGCATAACACGTCCTTTAGCCGAGATACTCAGGGACCTCAATAAAAGAATCCCGGATACTATCGTCAAACATGATCGCTTCATCCCCTGGTATCATGCCAACAGGATGCTCAGCTTCTACGCCCCAGGTTGGTGTGGCGAGATACGTGATGTCATTTTCTCCGACAATGGCTCCGTAACTGTCGTATACCGTCTTACTGTACGGGGATCTGATGGAGAG GCATATCGTGAGTCAACTGGGACGATATCACCCAGTGATGGCTCCATTGGCGATCCAGTTTCTGCTGCTGAGGAAATTGCTTTCTGCAAATCTTGTGCCCGGTTTGGTCTTGGCCTGTATTTGTATCATGAAGATCAAATGTCTAATTTTTAA
- the LOC100777987 gene encoding serine/threonine-protein kinase PBS1 isoform X2, which produces MGCFSCFDSREDEKLNPNPQQENHQHEHEHEHDLKPPVPSRISRLPPSASASASASVGADKLRSTTSNGNGESTAVQIAAQTFSFRELAAATKNFRPQSFLGEGGFGRVYKGRLETTGQVVAVKQLDRNGLQGNREFLVEVLMLSLLHHPNLVNLIGYCADGDQRLLVYEFMPFGSLEDHLHDLPPDKEPLDWNTRMKIAAGAAKGLEYLHDKANPPVIYRDFKSSNILLDEGYHPKLSDFGLAKLGPVGDKSHVSTRVMGTYGYCAPEYAMTGQLTVKSDVYSFGVVFLELITGRKAIDSTRPHGEQNLVTWARPLFSDRRKFPKLADPQLQGRYPMRGLYQALAVASMCIQEQAAARPLIGDVVTALSFLANQAYDHRGAGDDKKNRDDKGGRILKNDVGGGSGRRWDLEGSEKDDSPRETARMLNNRDLDRERAVAEAKIWGENWREKRRQSAQGSFDGSNA; this is translated from the exons ATGGGTTGTTTTTCGTGCTTCGATTCGCGGGAGGACGAGAAGCTGAATCCCAATCCTCAGCAGGAAAACCACCAGCATGAACATGAACATGAACATGATCTTAAGCCCCCTGTTCCTTCTCGTATATCCAGATTGCCGCCCTCTGCCTCTGCCTCTGCCTCTGCCTCtg TAGGAGCAGACAAGCTACGCTCAACAACAAGTAATGGTAATGGAGAGTCCACTGCTGTTCAAATTGCGGCTCAAACATTCAGTTTCCGTGAGCTTGCAGCCGCAACGAAAAACTTCAGGCCCCAATCCTTTTTGGGTGAAGGTGGTTTTGGAAGGGTCTACAAGGGCCGCCTGGAAACCACCGGTCAGGTTGTGGCTGTTAAACAGTTAGACAGAAACGGTCTTCAGGGTAATCGGGAATTCCTCGTCGAGGTTCTCATGCTCAGTCTTCTACACCACCCTAATCTTGTCAATCTCATTGGATACTGTGCCGATGGGGACCAACGCCTCTTAGTTTATGAATTTATGCCTTTTGGATCTTTGGAGGACCACCTTCATG ATCTTCCCCCGGACAAGGAACCATTAGATTGGAACACCAGGATGAAAATAGCTGCTGGGGCAGCAAAAGGATTGGAATACCTTCACGACAAAGCAAACCCTCCTGTCATTTATAGAGACTTCAAATCATCTAATATATTACTTGATGAAGGTTATCATCCAAAGCTTTCAGACTTTGGTCTTGCAAAGCTTGGTCCAGTTGGTGACAAATCACACGTTTCAACCCGTGTCATGGGAACTTATGGTTACTGTGCCCCAGAATATGCTATGACTGGACAGCTGACTGTGAAGTCTGATGTATATAGTTTTGGGGTAGTCTTCTTGGAGCTGATTACTGGCCGTAAAGCCATTGACAGCACTCGACCCCATGGAGAACAAAACCTTGTCACATGG GCACGTCCACTGTTCAGTGACCGCAGGAAGTTTCCAAAGTTAGCAGATCCACAGCTGCAGGGACGGTATCCCATGCGGGGTCTTTACCAAGCTCTAGCTGTGGCATCAATGTGCATTCAAGAACAGGCTGCAGCACGTCCACTCATTGGGGATGTGGTGACAGCCCTTTCTTTTCTGGCCAACCAGGCATATGACCATAGGGGAGCTGGTGATGATAAAAAGAACAGGGATGATAAAGGTGGAAGAATATTGAAAAATGATGTAGGTGGAGGATCTGGACGCAGATGGGATTTGGAAGGATCTGAGAAAGATGACTCCCCACGTGAAACTGCAAGGATGTTAAACAACAGGGATCTTGATAGAGAACGTGCCGTGGCTGAAGCCAAGATATGGGGAGAGAATTGGAGAGAAAAAAGACGACAAAGTGCGCAGGGCAGTTTTGATGGTTCTAACGCTTAG